The following are encoded together in the Myxococcus virescens genome:
- a CDS encoding RNA polymerase sigma factor: MSDEAVMGEDRQLLARAQDGDVSAFEALVDAHRDKVYGLALRMTRSEADAAEITQDTFLSAYQHLKDFRGDAAFGSWVHRIAANHALMRLRHRRVAQAAEQELQGPEFTERGSLAEYPQTDWSRDAEEKALDAELGSAIQQASDRLPEGYREVFLLKDVEGLSYEQIAEATGDSIPAIKSRLHRARLALREAIDAFYNRDSREL; the protein is encoded by the coding sequence ATGTCCGACGAGGCCGTCATGGGCGAGGACCGTCAGCTCCTCGCTCGCGCACAGGATGGGGATGTTTCCGCCTTCGAGGCCCTGGTGGATGCCCACCGGGACAAGGTGTATGGCCTGGCGCTCCGGATGACCCGTTCGGAGGCCGATGCGGCCGAAATCACCCAGGATACCTTCCTGTCCGCCTACCAACACCTGAAGGATTTCCGGGGGGATGCGGCCTTCGGTTCCTGGGTGCACCGCATCGCCGCCAACCATGCGCTCATGCGCCTGCGCCACCGCCGCGTGGCCCAGGCAGCCGAGCAGGAGCTCCAGGGCCCGGAGTTCACCGAGCGTGGCTCCCTGGCGGAGTATCCCCAGACGGATTGGAGCCGGGACGCCGAGGAGAAGGCCCTGGACGCCGAGCTGGGCTCCGCCATCCAGCAAGCCTCGGACCGCCTGCCCGAGGGGTACCGGGAGGTCTTCCTCTTGAAAGACGTGGAGGGCCTCAGTTACGAACAGATTGCAGAGGCGACGGGGGACTCCATCCCCGCCATCAAGAGCCGGTTGCACCGGGCACGGCTCGCGCTCCGTGAAGCCATCGACGCTTTCTACAACCGGGATAGCCGCGAGTTGTGA
- a CDS encoding BamA/TamA family outer membrane protein, producing the protein MKHPVAADLLRYLRLATPLALLLTAACATTNAPPPSGPKVTDLEIRGTDQVREGAIKDRILTTATPFWGFWPFGGPSYFDANAWQADLRRIERYYQAQGFYQAKVTHAEVKPAGDDKVAIDISVQEGEPTRISEIQVTGLDTLPEDVREEHRKYVLDGLPLREGDIFKEESWEEAKVRVQERLRELAYAEAEVDGEVRVDVDTRQAVVELRTRPGIRYRFGNTFVATDANPQVPPRRIIEQVTGALKKGDWYSETALANAQARVFRMGVFGAVKVNRGAPDRESGTVPVVVDVREAPFRSVRLGGGLGVDAARQEVRAVGEWTHRNFGGGLRRFTVRGRLGYAFIPNVLNFNKDGPVFDVTAEYEQPRFLFRDLRAQNSLSVEKGLEQAYDFWGGRLQTGVIWQPHPDFSIFPSYNLQVYRLSGRVSADSRVPPIVLGCGEGQAQCNVALSFLELAFTWDRRDDVIEPRDGYYISLSVQKGGGTPLMGDFNYVRLLPDLRVYRSFGEDKRFILAAKVRAGTLNPAGGSQSSIVTRFFSGGGTFMRGFNGQRLSPLAALQRTADVDGDGNPDVVQDAEWDTVPVGGNSLFETSVEMRYQFTESLMVAAFYDTGLVGIEDFSHANRPKLFGPQHYHAVGMGLRYLTVVGPVRLDIARRLNIGGGLPVSTPGYIYPEAGGCFGIGSRWRPTGPTTPSGAFAGAPDGLCALHLSIGEAF; encoded by the coding sequence ATGAAACACCCCGTGGCCGCCGACCTGCTCAGATACCTCCGCCTTGCCACTCCGCTCGCGCTGCTGCTCACCGCGGCCTGCGCCACCACGAATGCGCCGCCCCCTTCGGGGCCCAAGGTCACCGACCTGGAAATCCGGGGCACGGACCAGGTGAGAGAGGGCGCCATCAAGGACCGCATCCTCACCACCGCCACGCCCTTCTGGGGCTTCTGGCCCTTTGGCGGCCCCAGCTACTTCGACGCCAACGCCTGGCAGGCGGACCTGCGCCGCATCGAGCGGTACTACCAGGCCCAGGGCTTCTACCAGGCGAAGGTCACCCACGCCGAGGTGAAGCCGGCCGGTGACGACAAGGTCGCCATCGACATCAGCGTGCAGGAGGGCGAACCCACCCGCATCAGCGAAATCCAGGTGACGGGCCTGGACACCCTGCCGGAGGACGTGCGCGAGGAGCACCGCAAGTACGTGCTGGATGGACTGCCCCTGCGCGAAGGCGACATCTTCAAGGAAGAGTCCTGGGAGGAAGCGAAGGTCCGCGTCCAGGAGCGGCTGCGCGAGCTGGCCTACGCCGAGGCCGAAGTCGACGGCGAGGTCCGGGTGGACGTGGACACGAGGCAGGCGGTGGTGGAATTGCGCACCCGGCCCGGCATTCGCTACCGCTTCGGCAACACCTTCGTCGCCACGGACGCCAATCCCCAGGTGCCTCCGCGCCGCATCATCGAGCAGGTGACGGGCGCGCTGAAGAAGGGGGACTGGTACAGCGAGACGGCGCTGGCCAACGCGCAGGCGCGCGTGTTCCGCATGGGCGTGTTCGGCGCGGTGAAGGTGAACCGCGGCGCGCCGGACCGCGAATCCGGCACGGTGCCGGTGGTGGTGGACGTGCGCGAGGCGCCCTTCCGCTCCGTGCGGCTGGGCGGCGGCCTGGGCGTGGACGCGGCCCGGCAGGAGGTCCGCGCGGTGGGCGAGTGGACGCACCGCAACTTCGGCGGCGGCCTGCGCCGCTTCACCGTCCGCGGCCGGCTGGGCTACGCCTTCATCCCCAACGTCCTCAACTTCAACAAGGACGGTCCCGTCTTCGACGTCACCGCCGAGTACGAGCAGCCCCGCTTCCTCTTCAGGGACTTGCGGGCGCAGAACTCGCTCAGCGTGGAGAAGGGCCTGGAGCAGGCCTATGACTTCTGGGGCGGCAGGCTCCAGACGGGTGTCATCTGGCAGCCGCACCCCGACTTCTCCATCTTCCCGTCGTACAACCTCCAGGTGTACCGGCTCAGCGGCCGCGTCAGCGCCGACTCCCGCGTGCCGCCCATCGTCCTGGGCTGCGGCGAGGGCCAGGCGCAGTGCAACGTGGCGCTCAGCTTCCTGGAGCTGGCCTTCACCTGGGACCGGCGCGATGACGTCATCGAGCCACGCGACGGCTACTACATCTCCCTCTCCGTCCAGAAGGGCGGAGGCACGCCCCTCATGGGAGACTTCAACTACGTCCGCTTGCTGCCCGACCTGCGCGTCTACCGTTCGTTCGGCGAGGACAAGCGGTTCATCCTGGCGGCGAAGGTGCGCGCGGGCACGCTGAACCCCGCGGGCGGCAGCCAGAGCTCCATCGTCACCCGCTTCTTCTCGGGCGGTGGCACGTTCATGCGCGGCTTCAACGGCCAGCGCCTGTCCCCCCTGGCCGCCCTGCAACGCACGGCGGACGTGGACGGCGACGGCAACCCGGATGTCGTCCAGGACGCGGAATGGGACACCGTGCCCGTGGGTGGCAACAGCCTCTTCGAGACCTCGGTGGAGATGCGCTACCAGTTCACGGAGAGCCTGATGGTGGCGGCCTTCTATGACACGGGCCTGGTGGGCATCGAGGACTTCTCCCACGCGAACCGGCCCAAGCTCTTCGGCCCCCAGCACTACCACGCCGTGGGCATGGGCCTGCGGTATCTGACGGTCGTCGGGCCCGTCCGGCTGGACATCGCCCGGCGGTTGAACATTGGCGGGGGATTGCCCGTTTCCACCCCGGGATACATCTATCCCGAAGCCGGAGGCTGCTTCGGCATCGGAAGCCGGTGGAGGCCCACGGGCCCGACGACGCCCAGCGGCGCGTTCGCGGGCGCTCCGGACGGGCTGTGCGCGCTGCACCTGTCGATTGGAGAGGCGTTTTGA
- a CDS encoding anti-sigma factor family protein: MKRDEALGIIERNEGAPQPAEVRMYNCKDSINLLLQFLDGEMSPEDTQHLREHLRGCSPCVDFLRTYRATPGLCKKALAAKMPKEVSEKLTEFLRSKIKSAS; encoded by the coding sequence GTGAAACGCGACGAAGCGCTCGGCATCATCGAGAGGAACGAGGGCGCGCCGCAGCCAGCCGAGGTTCGGATGTACAACTGCAAAGATTCCATCAACCTCCTGCTGCAATTCCTCGACGGAGAGATGTCTCCCGAGGACACACAGCACCTACGTGAGCACCTGCGCGGATGCAGTCCCTGTGTGGACTTCCTGCGCACCTACCGGGCCACCCCCGGGCTGTGCAAGAAGGCGCTGGCGGCGAAGATGCCGAAGGAAGTCTCCGAGAAGCTCACCGAGTTCCTTCGCTCCAAAATCAAGTCCGCCTCGTGA
- a CDS encoding 4-alpha-glucanotransferase, with the protein MSTPGRLSGLLLPLFSLRSQTDFGIGDFGALEGLFTWMKAARQRMLMVLPLLPTAPGDPSPYATRSAFGLNPLFIDLQRLPEFTAAGGEAALSDAQRAQLAEARSAPRVRYDLVFPLKDTAFARAFDVFEAQHWAPQSERAKAFRQWRDAQGEWLESYALFTAISEQEDRRPWWEWPEPLRTRQPEALAQKGRELERRVRYHAWLQWVAEQQWNEVRTQARAKDVLLCGDEPFIIGQDSADVWAHPDILRRDARLGVPPDDFSATGQDWGLPYFDLAAMEKDDFAWLKTRAKKAASYYDLRRVDHAVGYFRQWIRDAQTPTGRFIPPDEESHRRLGEKTFRLLSEGAGIVAEDLGVIPPFVRHILAELQLPGYRVMRWERDDNHYRDPRQFPAVSLVTTGTHDTDTVAEWWEGAGDHERHAAARAWPELNGVAITREFTPDVHRAMLASALNANSDLCVLPWQDVLGTRDRINLPGSMSDSNWAYRIEQNVSDLLTDSRTREAAERLAWLTASARR; encoded by the coding sequence ATGTCCACCCCTGGCCGGCTCTCCGGTCTCTTGCTCCCGCTCTTCTCCCTCCGCTCGCAGACCGACTTTGGCATCGGTGACTTCGGTGCCCTGGAGGGACTGTTCACCTGGATGAAGGCCGCCCGCCAGCGGATGCTGATGGTGCTGCCGCTGCTGCCCACCGCGCCGGGCGACCCGAGCCCCTACGCAACGCGCTCGGCCTTCGGCCTCAATCCCCTCTTCATCGACCTGCAGCGGCTGCCGGAGTTCACCGCGGCCGGCGGCGAGGCGGCCCTGTCCGACGCCCAGCGCGCCCAGCTGGCCGAGGCGCGCTCGGCGCCGCGCGTGCGCTACGATTTGGTCTTCCCCCTCAAGGACACCGCCTTCGCGCGCGCCTTCGACGTCTTCGAAGCGCAGCACTGGGCGCCTCAGTCCGAGCGGGCGAAGGCCTTCCGCCAGTGGCGCGACGCCCAGGGCGAATGGCTGGAGAGCTACGCGCTCTTCACCGCCATCAGCGAGCAGGAGGACCGCCGCCCGTGGTGGGAGTGGCCGGAGCCGCTGCGCACCCGTCAGCCCGAGGCCCTGGCCCAGAAGGGCCGGGAGCTGGAGCGCCGCGTGCGCTACCACGCCTGGCTCCAGTGGGTGGCCGAGCAGCAGTGGAACGAGGTGCGGACGCAGGCCCGCGCCAAGGACGTCCTCCTGTGCGGCGACGAGCCGTTCATCATCGGGCAGGACAGCGCGGACGTGTGGGCGCACCCGGACATCCTGCGGCGCGACGCCCGCCTGGGCGTGCCTCCGGATGACTTCTCCGCCACGGGCCAGGACTGGGGCCTGCCCTACTTCGACCTGGCGGCCATGGAGAAGGACGACTTCGCGTGGCTGAAGACGCGCGCGAAGAAGGCGGCCAGCTACTACGACTTGCGTCGCGTGGACCACGCGGTGGGGTACTTCCGGCAGTGGATTCGCGACGCGCAGACGCCCACCGGGCGCTTCATCCCGCCGGACGAGGAGAGCCACCGCCGCCTGGGCGAGAAGACCTTCCGCCTGCTGTCCGAGGGCGCTGGCATCGTCGCCGAGGACCTGGGCGTGATTCCGCCCTTCGTGCGCCACATCCTCGCGGAGCTCCAGCTGCCCGGCTACCGGGTGATGCGCTGGGAGCGCGACGACAACCACTACCGCGACCCGCGCCAGTTCCCGGCGGTGTCCCTGGTCACCACCGGCACGCATGACACGGACACGGTGGCCGAGTGGTGGGAGGGCGCGGGCGACCACGAGCGGCATGCGGCGGCGCGCGCATGGCCGGAGCTCAACGGCGTGGCCATCACCCGCGAGTTCACCCCGGACGTGCACCGGGCCATGCTGGCCTCGGCGCTCAACGCCAACAGCGACCTGTGCGTGTTGCCCTGGCAGGACGTGCTCGGCACCCGGGACCGCATCAACCTGCCCGGCTCCATGAGCGATTCGAACTGGGCCTACCGCATCGAGCAGAACGTGAGCGACCTGCTCACCGATTCGCGCACGCGCGAGGCCGCTGAACGGCTGGCCTGGCTCACCGCGTCCGCGCGGCGCTGA
- a CDS encoding DNA-3-methyladenine glycosylase, whose translation MNWLPESFYARPALVVARELLGAWLVVEEGGQCRVGRIVETEAYVGEHDLACHAAKGLTPRTEVMFGPAGVAYVYLIYGMHHCFNVVTDATGVGAAVLVRAVEPVEGLPPGTRTDGPGRLCKALGLTRAHNRRGLCTPALHLRPGTPVPESAVSRGPRIGVDYAGTWAAEPFRLWVRDSQHVSKGPPPGRRKPA comes from the coding sequence GTGAACTGGTTGCCGGAGTCTTTCTACGCCCGTCCCGCGCTGGTGGTCGCTCGGGAGCTGCTCGGCGCCTGGCTGGTGGTGGAGGAGGGCGGGCAGTGCCGGGTGGGCCGCATCGTGGAGACGGAGGCCTATGTCGGCGAGCATGACCTGGCGTGCCACGCGGCCAAGGGGCTCACCCCTCGCACCGAGGTCATGTTCGGACCGGCCGGCGTGGCGTACGTCTATCTGATTTATGGCATGCACCACTGTTTCAACGTGGTGACGGATGCCACGGGGGTGGGCGCGGCGGTGCTGGTGCGGGCGGTGGAGCCGGTGGAGGGCCTGCCCCCGGGGACGCGCACGGACGGGCCGGGCCGCCTGTGCAAGGCGCTGGGCCTCACCCGGGCGCACAACCGGCGGGGCCTGTGTACGCCCGCGCTGCACCTTCGACCCGGGACGCCTGTTCCCGAGTCAGCCGTGTCCCGGGGGCCTCGGATTGGCGTGGATTACGCCGGGACCTGGGCCGCCGAGCCCTTCCGGTTGTGGGTCCGGGACAGTCAACATGTCAGCAAGGGGCCGCCACCGGGGCGCCGCAAGCCCGCTTGA